The window GCATTTTTTTACGGAATCTCCAAAAATGCCCAGTAGACTACCGGCATTTACCTGCAAGCTGGCACCCATCTGGACAAATCGATAAGCATATTTAGGATTTTTTATGATCGGCAGCAATCGTTCCGGATGGGCGAGTATGGGCAGAATTCCATTCATGGTCCAATCAAAAATTTTCTTGGGCACAAATTCCGGAATGGCGCGCATGCCAAATTCCACCAGAACATATTTACCATTATTATTAAAAGTGGTAAAGGCCTTGTTCAGCTCAGTATCCGGATGTAGAAAAATTTCACCGCCTAAATAAATTTTAAGCTTTCTACCATCTTTTTTAACGATATCCTTTACTTGCTTAAATTTTTCAAGGATCTCCTCTTCTCTATCAAAGTCAGCGGGACTTAAAATATGGGAAGTCAGAATTATTTCAGTAGTCCCGTCTTTTTCTGCTAATGCCAGCATTCTCCTGGTATCATCTATTGATCTTGGACCATCATCAAATTCGGGAAGAAGATGAGTATGAATATCTATCATTTAAAATTTAGCTTCCAAGCTTTAATGTTTCATAGAATATTTTATTAATCACAAATGAATGGCTTCGGCACATTCTTGTATGAATGTCTCAGATAAATTATTTTCCATCGCATTTCCAATCACAACAAAATCTGCGCCGGCATCAACCTTTGCGCGTGCCTCTTTAGCTGATCGGATACCGCCACCAACAACAAGAGGGATGTTGATTTGCTCTGATATCTTACAAATCATATCATCGGGAATAGAGAACTTTGCTCCGCTGCCACCTTCCAGGTAAACTAATTTCATCCCGATATATTCCGCAGCTAATGCATGCGCTACTGCTATTTCGCTTTTATCACGGGGAATAGGCCTGGATCCGGAAAGAAATTCAACCGTTGTGATATTCCCGGATTCCACCTGCATATACCCTGTTGATATTGCTTCCAGGTTGATTGATCGGATAATAGGCGCAGCGATTACTTGTTCTCCAATAAGATAATTGGGATTCCTGCTGCTGATAAAATTCAAAAACAAAATAGCATCAGCTGCTGCAG is drawn from candidate division KSB1 bacterium and contains these coding sequences:
- a CDS encoding geranylgeranylglyceryl phosphate synthase family protein, with the protein product AAADAILFLNFISSRNPNYLIGEQVIAAPIIRSINLEAISTGYMQVESGNITTVEFLSGSRPIPRDKSEIAVAHALAAEYIGMKLVYLEGGSGAKFSIPDDMICKISEQINIPLVVGGGIRSAKEARAKVDAGADFVVIGNAMENNLSETFIQECAEAIHL